One window of Cohnella hashimotonis genomic DNA carries:
- a CDS encoding DUF6809 family protein — MRKLLEQLYNGQLIPVEQIVSNDPAYRAVNQQITETMKVWQKRLDGAEYENLEQLLDLFSQLEEAGMSTAFVYGFQLGVSLILESATSLKDAE, encoded by the coding sequence ATGCGCAAACTGCTTGAGCAGCTATATAACGGGCAACTCATTCCCGTCGAACAGATTGTCTCCAATGATCCAGCATACCGCGCAGTCAATCAACAGATCACAGAAACGATGAAAGTATGGCAAAAAAGACTGGATGGAGCAGAATATGAAAATCTAGAACAGCTGCTAGACTTGTTTTCACAACTGGAAGAAGCAGGCATGTCAACTGCGTTTGTATATGGCTTTCAGCTGGGTGTTTCTCTGATTTTGGAATCAGCGACGAGTTTGAAGGATGCAGAATAG